The Carnobacterium divergens genome includes a window with the following:
- a CDS encoding alpha/beta fold hydrolase: MKKISFILFVFVILIGSTIFYLKWSDTTGQPRLPKKNELSKVAKKETVSESIPTIFVHGYSGTKNSFGGMIKRLTKEKVATPSLIATITSDGNITYEGEFNKKAKNPMIQVLFADNKSTEENQSWWLQELMQSLKTKYGIEKVNAVGHSMGGVALTNYVTAVGINDAYPEVKKLILIAAPINGLEIGEDGITNYDLTESGPKMQTERFANFATLKERIPSELAVLTIAGDKENGTKSDGSVSVASALSAKFIYQSQVTDYREMVFTGIKASHSLLHENTGVDKAVAEFLWSE; this comes from the coding sequence ATGAAAAAAATCAGCTTCATTCTGTTTGTATTTGTGATTTTAATCGGAAGCACTATTTTCTATTTAAAGTGGAGTGACACAACAGGACAACCTAGATTGCCCAAAAAGAATGAACTATCAAAAGTTGCAAAAAAAGAAACGGTATCCGAATCCATTCCCACCATCTTTGTTCATGGGTACAGTGGTACCAAAAATTCATTCGGTGGAATGATTAAGCGACTGACTAAAGAAAAAGTAGCAACGCCTTCCTTAATAGCAACAATCACAAGCGATGGGAACATCACTTATGAAGGGGAATTCAATAAAAAAGCAAAAAATCCAATGATTCAAGTTTTATTTGCGGACAATAAAAGTACAGAAGAAAATCAAAGTTGGTGGCTACAAGAATTAATGCAGTCCTTAAAAACAAAATATGGAATTGAAAAAGTGAACGCCGTGGGACATTCAATGGGTGGTGTGGCCTTAACTAATTATGTGACGGCAGTTGGGATAAACGACGCCTATCCTGAGGTAAAAAAACTCATTCTAATCGCAGCACCAATCAACGGTCTTGAAATTGGAGAAGATGGCATAACTAATTATGATCTGACAGAGAGCGGACCAAAAATGCAAACAGAACGCTTTGCCAATTTCGCTACATTAAAAGAAAGAATTCCATCGGAACTAGCCGTTTTAACGATAGCTGGCGATAAAGAAAATGGAACGAAAAGTGATGGTTCTGTTTCAGTTGCTAGCGCATTGTCAGCAAAATTCATTTATCAATCCCAAGTGACGGATTACCGAGAAATGGTATTTACAGGTATAAAAGCGAGTCACAGTCTGCTTCATGAAAATACAGGCGTTGACAAGGCAGTTGCCGAATTTTTGTGGTCAGAATAA
- a CDS encoding FAD-dependent oxidoreductase, with protein MKFVIIGGVAGGMSAATRLRRLNEDAEIIVLEKGPYVSFANCGLPYYVSGEIQQRQELLVQTPEQLKARFQLDVRPFSEAISIDAENKVVQVRNDEGEYSLSYDKLILSPGAKPFIPPIKGLDQASNVFTLRNVPDVDQIMKFTISQNPKKAMVIGAGFIGLEMAESLAKRGIDVTIVEKAPHVLPPIDEEMAAFVTKELKANQVTVLTGTSATAFTNNGRSVLLENGEEIATDLIILSVGVQPENTLALQAGIETGMRGGILVDEHYQTSQKDIYAVGDAILVKQFTSQEDALISLASPANRQGRQVADVLSGIPRKNLGSLGTAIVRVFSQAVASTGLTERQLMALGLEYKSVHVQGKSHAGYFPHAEGILLKLLFNPTTGELYGAQAIGKDGVDKRIDIIATAIKGRLTVEDLPELEFSYAPPFGSAKDPVNMAGYAALNIMEGISESIQWYELTEKQAEGAFLLDVRTTNEVAQGSLKGAYHIPLDDLRCRLHELPKDKEIIVSCQSGLRSYLAERILKQSGYQAKNLDGAFNLYSTIKPEEIVK; from the coding sequence ATGAAATTTGTTATTATAGGTGGAGTAGCTGGTGGGATGTCAGCGGCTACTCGTTTAAGAAGATTGAACGAAGATGCGGAGATTATTGTGTTAGAAAAAGGACCCTATGTATCTTTTGCAAATTGTGGCTTGCCTTATTATGTTTCAGGAGAAATTCAGCAACGCCAAGAATTGCTAGTACAAACACCAGAACAATTAAAGGCACGTTTTCAACTAGATGTTCGACCATTTAGTGAAGCCATTTCAATTGATGCTGAAAATAAAGTGGTACAGGTTCGAAATGATGAAGGAGAGTATTCTTTGTCTTATGACAAGTTAATTTTATCGCCAGGAGCCAAACCGTTTATTCCGCCTATTAAAGGGTTGGATCAAGCAAGCAATGTCTTTACCCTTAGAAATGTACCGGATGTTGACCAAATTATGAAATTTACCATTAGTCAAAATCCGAAAAAAGCGATGGTTATCGGTGCTGGGTTTATCGGTTTGGAAATGGCCGAAAGTTTAGCAAAAAGAGGGATAGACGTAACCATTGTCGAAAAAGCGCCTCATGTACTGCCTCCTATTGATGAAGAAATGGCCGCTTTTGTTACCAAAGAATTAAAAGCCAATCAAGTAACGGTTTTGACAGGAACGTCAGCAACCGCCTTTACGAACAACGGTCGAAGTGTTTTGTTGGAAAATGGCGAAGAAATTGCAACAGATTTAATTATTTTATCAGTTGGCGTTCAACCTGAAAATACATTGGCTCTACAAGCTGGTATTGAAACAGGAATGCGTGGAGGAATTCTAGTAGATGAACACTATCAAACGAGTCAAAAGGATATTTATGCTGTTGGCGACGCTATTTTGGTGAAACAATTTACGAGCCAAGAAGATGCGTTGATTTCTCTAGCATCTCCTGCTAACCGACAAGGTCGACAAGTCGCAGATGTTTTATCAGGTATCCCCCGCAAAAATTTAGGAAGCTTAGGTACAGCAATTGTTCGCGTCTTTAGCCAAGCAGTTGCTTCAACCGGCTTAACAGAACGCCAATTAATGGCCCTTGGTCTAGAGTATAAGAGTGTCCACGTTCAAGGGAAAAGCCATGCTGGGTATTTTCCTCATGCAGAAGGAATTTTGCTGAAACTGTTATTTAATCCTACAACAGGGGAATTGTACGGCGCTCAGGCAATTGGGAAAGATGGCGTGGATAAACGCATTGATATTATTGCAACGGCGATTAAAGGTCGTTTGACTGTTGAGGATTTACCAGAATTGGAATTTAGCTATGCACCTCCATTTGGCTCTGCAAAAGATCCAGTGAATATGGCGGGTTATGCTGCATTAAACATTATGGAAGGTATTTCTGAGTCGATTCAGTGGTATGAATTAACAGAAAAACAAGCAGAAGGAGCCTTTTTATTAGATGTTCGAACAACCAATGAGGTAGCTCAAGGTAGTTTAAAAGGTGCGTATCACATTCCGTTAGATGATTTGAGATGCCGTCTTCATGAATTGCCAAAAGACAAAGAGATTATTGTAAGTTGTCAAAGTGGATTACGTAGCTATCTTGCAGAACGTATTTTAAAACAATCAGGTTATCAAGCGAAAAATTTAGACGGCGCATTTAACCTGTATTCAACTATAAAACCAGAGGAGATCGTAAAATAA
- the rpmG gene encoding 50S ribosomal protein L33: MTSKKTALACSVCGSRNYAKKVNEGNRTERLEIKKFCKYCNQHTLHRETK; encoded by the coding sequence ATGACTAGTAAGAAAACAGCATTAGCATGTTCAGTATGCGGTTCAAGAAATTACGCTAAAAAGGTAAATGAAGGCAATCGCACAGAACGTCTAGAAATCAAAAAGTTCTGTAAATATTGTAATCAACACACATTACATCGTGAAACAAAATAA
- the rplJ gene encoding 50S ribosomal protein L10 — translation MSQAAIATKQVIVEDVTKKFEAAASIVIVDYRGLTVEEVTELRKQLRDAGVEMKVIKNSILSRSAEAAGLSGLGDIFKGPTAIAFSNEDVIAPAKIINEFAEKAEALEIKAGVIEGKVSSKEEIEALAKLPNREGLLSMLLSVLQAPVRNTALAFKAVADSKEEVA, via the coding sequence ATGAGTCAAGCAGCAATCGCTACAAAACAAGTAATCGTTGAAGACGTAACAAAGAAATTTGAAGCAGCAGCTTCAATCGTCATTGTTGACTATCGCGGATTAACTGTTGAAGAAGTTACAGAATTACGTAAACAATTACGTGACGCTGGTGTTGAGATGAAAGTTATTAAAAACTCTATTCTTAGCCGTTCAGCTGAAGCAGCTGGTTTATCTGGTTTAGGAGATATCTTTAAAGGTCCTACTGCTATCGCATTCAGTAATGAAGATGTTATTGCACCTGCAAAAATCATCAATGAATTTGCTGAAAAAGCTGAAGCATTAGAGATTAAAGCTGGCGTTATTGAAGGTAAAGTTTCTTCAAAAGAAGAAATCGAAGCTCTTGCAAAACTTCCAAATCGCGAAGGTTTGTTATCTATGTTACTTTCAGTACTACAAGCACCAGTCAGAAATACTGCACTTGCTTTCAAAGCAGTGGCAGATTCAAAAGAAGAAGTGGCTTAA
- the rplK gene encoding 50S ribosomal protein L11, whose product MAKKVVKLVKLQIPAGKANPAPPVGPALGQAQVNIMGFCKEFNARTADQAGLIIPVVISVYEDRSFTFITKTPPAAVLLKKAAGIESGSGEPNTKKVATVKRDKVREIAETKMPDLNAANVESAMRMVEGTARSMGITIED is encoded by the coding sequence GTGGCTAAAAAAGTTGTTAAATTAGTTAAATTGCAAATACCTGCAGGAAAAGCAAATCCAGCTCCACCGGTAGGACCTGCATTAGGTCAAGCACAAGTAAACATCATGGGATTCTGTAAAGAGTTCAATGCACGTACTGCTGATCAAGCTGGACTAATCATTCCAGTAGTAATTTCTGTATATGAAGATCGTTCATTTACATTTATTACAAAAACACCACCTGCTGCTGTTTTACTTAAAAAAGCTGCTGGTATTGAATCTGGTTCAGGCGAACCAAACACTAAAAAAGTTGCGACAGTTAAACGCGATAAAGTTAGAGAAATCGCTGAAACAAAAATGCCTGACTTAAACGCTGCAAATGTTGAATCTGCAATGCGTATGGTCGAAGGTACTGCAAGAAGCATGGGGATTACAATCGAAGATTAA
- the rplL gene encoding 50S ribosomal protein L7/L12, whose protein sequence is MALNIEQIIADVKEATVLELNDLVKAIEEEFGVTAAAPVAAAGVAGPAAAEQTEFTVELTSAGDQKIKVIKVVREATGLGLKEAKALVDGAPTAIKEGVSKDDAEAMKSQLEEVGASVEVK, encoded by the coding sequence ATGGCATTAAACATTGAACAAATCATTGCTGATGTGAAAGAAGCAACAGTATTAGAATTAAACGACTTAGTAAAAGCAATCGAAGAAGAATTTGGCGTTACTGCAGCTGCTCCTGTAGCAGCTGCTGGTGTTGCAGGTCCTGCAGCAGCAGAACAAACTGAATTTACAGTAGAATTAACTTCTGCTGGAGATCAAAAAATTAAAGTAATCAAAGTAGTTCGCGAAGCTACTGGCTTAGGTCTTAAAGAAGCTAAAGCATTAGTTGACGGAGCTCCTACAGCAATCAAAGAAGGCGTATCTAAAGATGACGCTGAAGCTATGAAATCTCAACTTGAAGAAGTTGGAGCTTCTGTAGAAGTTAAATAA
- a CDS encoding metal-sensitive transcriptional regulator, giving the protein MSWVACLLGKERLLVECDKKILNRLKRSEGQIRGVLKMIEEERECQDVITQLSAVRSSIDKVMGIMVAENLVQCIEESDNSKEVYEQRVKEAIDLIVKVK; this is encoded by the coding sequence ATGTCATGGGTGGCATGTCTGCTTGGAAAGGAGAGACTCTTAGTGGAATGTGATAAAAAAATATTAAATCGTCTGAAACGTTCAGAAGGTCAAATTAGAGGCGTTTTGAAAATGATAGAAGAAGAGCGAGAATGCCAAGATGTTATCACGCAACTTTCAGCAGTCCGTTCAAGTATTGATAAAGTAATGGGGATTATGGTAGCTGAAAATCTTGTTCAGTGCATTGAAGAAAGTGACAATAGCAAAGAAGTCTATGAACAGCGCGTTAAGGAAGCAATTGATTTAATTGTAAAAGTAAAATAA
- the secE gene encoding preprotein translocase subunit SecE → MGKLFGYFGSVKREMHEVTWPTKKELRKAMMTVIGTVFFFVIFFMVVDYGITSILDLFLKK, encoded by the coding sequence ATGGGTAAATTATTCGGCTATTTCGGTAGCGTTAAGCGTGAAATGCATGAAGTAACTTGGCCAACAAAAAAAGAATTAAGAAAAGCAATGATGACCGTTATCGGCACTGTATTTTTCTTTGTAATCTTCTTTATGGTTGTTGACTATGGCATTACATCAATTTTAGATTTATTTCTAAAAAAATAA
- a CDS encoding ATP-dependent DNA helicase: protein MNQKNRLSVRKLVEFVLKKGSIDERYTGSSHTAIEGTKIHQKIQKEAGDNYQKEVFLKKELLINKRDYSIEGRADGVVEEKTGEYWIDEIKTSEIAFDLIPDNTLDLFWGQLMCYGYLLAVEKELTEIELQLTYYETLEEKITRSRKKVTFTELASFFNHLIEQYEKWVIFNDNWRILRNQSIKQLPFPYGDYRSGQRELAVAVYKTIVTEQNLYCEAPTGIGKTMSTLFPAVKSIGEEKAEKLFYLTAKTITRQVAEDAVEQMERNGAKLKSVTLTAKDKICFLNERKCDPEHCVFARGYYDRLNEALFELLQQENHFTRDIVENYARKYTLCPFELSLDISLWCDIIICDYNYLFDPIVYLKRFFNEEKNDYVFLIDEVHNLVDRSREMFSASLSEQKIALVYKELLKEDQKQRRVMNRLIKDFKSFRTNCGERDFMTQSEPADLFLKHVTKFTEGTKEWLLANQQSSSHSKMVELYFEALTYLKISELYDERYVTYVHLVGEDVLIKQFCLNPSFLINQTLKRGKASVLFSATLSPINYFAQLLGGEEKPLMYQLPSPFKQEHQFLAIANYIDTRYQVRQDSYQPIASALNIMVSQKKGNYLFFFPSYHYLEAVYQVFIENNPTIETVVQERVMDEGQRESFLKKFKNAPESSLAGFCVLGGIFSEGIDLKGERLIGVAIVGVGLAQLNVEADLVRKHYQLENQEGYQFAYQIPGMNKVLQAAGRVIRSEMDRGVVLLLDQRFNAKRYRELFPEHWQRMEISRNESQLKQQVGAFWEQK, encoded by the coding sequence ATGAATCAAAAGAATCGTTTATCTGTAAGGAAATTGGTTGAGTTTGTATTAAAAAAAGGCAGTATTGACGAACGTTATACAGGTTCTTCGCATACTGCAATCGAAGGCACAAAGATTCATCAAAAAATTCAAAAAGAAGCTGGGGATAACTATCAAAAAGAAGTGTTCCTAAAAAAAGAGCTGTTAATAAATAAACGAGATTACTCCATCGAAGGACGAGCAGATGGCGTTGTAGAAGAAAAAACAGGAGAATATTGGATTGATGAAATCAAAACCTCTGAAATAGCCTTTGATTTGATTCCTGATAATACTCTAGATCTATTTTGGGGACAACTAATGTGTTACGGGTATTTATTAGCTGTGGAAAAAGAATTAACTGAAATTGAATTGCAGTTAACCTACTACGAAACATTGGAGGAAAAAATAACTCGATCTAGAAAAAAAGTAACCTTTACTGAATTAGCCTCTTTTTTTAATCACTTAATTGAACAATATGAAAAATGGGTGATTTTTAATGACAATTGGCGTATTCTACGCAATCAATCCATTAAACAACTTCCTTTCCCCTATGGCGATTATCGTTCAGGTCAAAGAGAATTGGCTGTTGCAGTATATAAAACGATTGTAACGGAACAAAATTTATACTGTGAAGCGCCAACTGGAATTGGCAAAACAATGTCTACTTTATTTCCAGCGGTGAAATCGATTGGGGAAGAGAAAGCTGAAAAATTATTTTATTTAACAGCTAAAACCATTACACGTCAAGTAGCAGAAGATGCAGTCGAACAAATGGAACGAAATGGAGCAAAACTAAAGAGTGTTACGTTAACGGCTAAAGATAAAATTTGTTTTTTAAATGAACGTAAATGTGATCCGGAACATTGTGTATTTGCACGAGGCTACTATGATCGATTGAATGAAGCACTATTTGAATTGCTTCAGCAAGAAAATCATTTTACAAGAGACATTGTGGAAAATTATGCTAGAAAATACACGCTATGTCCGTTTGAATTGTCTTTAGATATTAGTCTATGGTGTGATATTATTATTTGCGATTATAATTATTTGTTTGATCCGATTGTTTATTTGAAGCGTTTTTTTAACGAGGAAAAAAACGACTATGTTTTTTTGATTGATGAAGTCCATAATTTAGTTGATCGGTCACGGGAAATGTTCTCGGCAAGTTTATCAGAACAAAAAATAGCACTAGTATACAAGGAGTTGTTGAAAGAAGATCAGAAACAACGACGTGTGATGAACCGCCTGATAAAAGATTTTAAAAGTTTTAGAACAAACTGTGGAGAACGAGATTTTATGACTCAAAGCGAACCTGCGGATTTATTTTTAAAACATGTAACTAAATTTACTGAGGGCACTAAGGAATGGTTGTTGGCGAATCAACAATCTAGCAGTCATTCGAAAATGGTAGAGCTTTATTTTGAGGCGCTAACGTATTTAAAAATTTCAGAGCTTTATGACGAACGATACGTAACTTATGTTCATTTAGTAGGAGAGGATGTACTTATTAAACAATTTTGTTTAAATCCTTCTTTTCTAATCAATCAAACGTTGAAGCGTGGAAAAGCCTCTGTTTTATTTTCAGCAACCTTGTCTCCGATTAATTATTTTGCGCAATTGCTAGGAGGAGAGGAAAAGCCTTTGATGTATCAATTGCCTTCGCCTTTTAAGCAAGAACATCAATTTTTAGCAATTGCGAATTACATTGATACTCGTTACCAAGTGCGGCAGGATAGCTATCAACCAATTGCAAGTGCTTTAAATATAATGGTTAGTCAAAAAAAGGGGAATTACTTATTCTTTTTTCCGTCCTATCACTATTTAGAAGCGGTTTATCAAGTATTTATTGAAAACAATCCGACAATAGAGACTGTAGTTCAAGAAAGAGTCATGGATGAAGGGCAACGTGAATCGTTTTTAAAGAAGTTTAAAAATGCTCCGGAATCAAGTTTAGCTGGTTTTTGTGTACTGGGAGGGATTTTTTCAGAAGGGATTGACTTAAAAGGTGAACGCCTTATTGGTGTGGCTATAGTTGGCGTGGGGCTGGCACAGTTGAATGTAGAAGCTGACTTGGTACGAAAACATTATCAACTCGAAAACCAGGAGGGGTATCAATTTGCCTATCAAATCCCTGGTATGAATAAGGTTCTACAGGCTGCAGGTCGTGTAATTAGAAGTGAAATGGATCGTGGTGTTGTCTTATTATTGGACCAACGTTTTAATGCTAAGAGATACAGGGAGTTATTCCCAGAGCATTGGCAAAGAATGGAAATTAGTCGTAATGAAAGTCAGTTGAAGCAACAGGTAGGTGCATTTTGGGAACAAAAATAA
- the nusG gene encoding transcription termination/antitermination protein NusG, producing METVELEKNWYVLHTYSGYENKVKTNIESRATSMGMNDYIFRVVVPEEEETETKNGKEKINMKKTFPGYVLVEMIMSDDSWYVVRNTPGVTGFVGSHGAGSKPAPLLKEEIEVILRRLGISTRHQEIDFEVGDTVTIIEGAFSGLMGKITEIDMERAKLKVNVDMFGRETSTELDFEQIDKL from the coding sequence GTGGAAACAGTAGAATTAGAAAAAAATTGGTACGTCTTACACACGTATTCTGGTTACGAAAATAAAGTGAAAACAAACATCGAATCTCGTGCAACAAGCATGGGAATGAACGATTACATTTTCCGCGTAGTCGTCCCTGAAGAAGAAGAAACCGAAACAAAAAATGGGAAAGAAAAAATCAACATGAAAAAAACATTCCCTGGATATGTTCTTGTAGAGATGATTATGTCTGATGATTCATGGTATGTTGTTCGTAATACACCTGGAGTAACAGGGTTTGTTGGTTCCCACGGTGCCGGTAGTAAACCAGCTCCACTATTAAAAGAAGAAATTGAAGTTATTTTACGTCGTCTAGGCATCAGCACGCGTCATCAAGAAATCGACTTTGAAGTGGGCGATACAGTCACAATCATTGAAGGTGCATTTAGTGGATTGATGGGTAAAATTACTGAAATCGACATGGAACGCGCTAAATTAAAAGTAAACGTAGATATGTTTGGTCGTGAAACAAGTACCGAACTTGATTTTGAACAAATCGACAAATTATAA
- a CDS encoding YusW family protein yields the protein MNKLTKSTLIAGLVLSVGAMSTLAVSPKAHAETVLESNQYKSVTLFSKAEIKSLTGLNVTVKNAPAIQKALSEVAVWEEAGYETSEATLIANRVKLSYNQSLNLLKKMANTSNLQFKVTLVKNNYYPKAEIGVQNYVSAPETEKPEVSNPGTETPEVEVPETSTPLGTVIESNAYKSITLFTKAEIKELTGLELTTKNAAAIQKALTDAKVWEKAGYEASEATLIANRVKLNASQSLALLQKVANVANLDFKVIVIKNNFPKAELGVQSHESVPEVEAPETEKPGDSSNAGEEESAEQTSDIRQLQIELDYKKGDIQLQYQVNSNGTIKAQYKNGLTNENFQGAKAEEKVKAVLTGIDLNSASQSDIEKHVVKKLNAGSDYKQFQLQAQFTDNTKVKIKLKK from the coding sequence ATGAACAAATTAACAAAATCAACATTAATTGCAGGTCTAGTTTTATCAGTTGGCGCAATGTCAACGTTAGCCGTTAGCCCAAAAGCTCACGCAGAAACAGTTCTTGAGTCAAATCAATACAAATCGGTGACATTATTTAGCAAAGCTGAAATCAAATCATTAACAGGTCTTAATGTAACTGTTAAAAATGCACCTGCTATCCAAAAAGCTTTATCTGAAGTAGCTGTTTGGGAAGAAGCGGGTTACGAAACTTCTGAAGCTACTTTGATTGCAAACCGTGTTAAATTAAGCTACAACCAATCTTTAAACCTTTTAAAGAAAATGGCAAACACTTCTAATTTACAATTTAAAGTGACTCTTGTAAAAAATAACTACTATCCAAAAGCTGAAATCGGCGTTCAAAATTACGTATCTGCTCCAGAAACTGAAAAACCTGAAGTAAGTAACCCAGGAACAGAAACACCTGAAGTTGAAGTTCCAGAAACATCAACTCCATTAGGCACTGTAATTGAATCGAATGCGTACAAATCAATCACTTTATTCACGAAAGCTGAAATTAAAGAATTAACTGGACTTGAACTAACAACTAAAAATGCTGCTGCTATCCAAAAAGCGTTGACAGATGCTAAAGTTTGGGAAAAAGCTGGTTATGAAGCTTCTGAAGCTACTTTAATTGCAAACCGTGTTAAATTAAACGCTAGCCAATCACTTGCTCTTTTACAAAAAGTTGCAAATGTTGCGAACTTAGACTTTAAAGTAATTGTTATCAAAAACAATTTCCCTAAAGCTGAATTAGGCGTTCAATCTCATGAATCCGTTCCAGAAGTTGAAGCTCCAGAAACTGAAAAACCCGGTGATTCATCAAACGCTGGTGAAGAAGAAAGTGCTGAACAAACTTCAGATATCCGTCAATTGCAAATCGAACTTGATTATAAAAAAGGCGATATCCAATTACAATATCAAGTAAATTCTAACGGAACTATTAAAGCTCAATACAAAAATGGCTTAACAAACGAAAACTTCCAAGGCGCTAAAGCTGAAGAAAAAGTAAAAGCTGTTTTAACTGGTATCGATTTGAATTCTGCTAGTCAATCAGACATTGAAAAACACGTTGTTAAAAAATTAAATGCGGGTTCAGATTACAAACAATTCCAATTACAAGCACAATTTACAGACAATACTAAAGTTAAAATCAAACTTAAAAAGTAA
- the rplA gene encoding 50S ribosomal protein L1, whose product MAKKSKQYQTALKQVDVLKAYSVEEAVALVKEIDFAKFDATVEVAYRLGVDPKKADQQIRGAVVLPNGTGKTQRVLVFAKGEKAKEAEAAGADYVGESDLVQKISGGWFDFDVIVATPDMMGEVGRLGRVLGPKGLMPNPKTGTVTMDVTKAVNEIKAGKVTYRVDKAGNVQAPIGKVSFSTDKLIENFKTINDTMLKVKPSSAKGQYIKNITVTTTFGPGVKVDQSSL is encoded by the coding sequence ATGGCTAAAAAAAGCAAACAATATCAAACTGCCCTTAAGCAAGTTGATGTTTTAAAAGCTTATTCAGTAGAAGAAGCAGTTGCATTAGTAAAAGAAATCGATTTTGCTAAATTTGATGCAACAGTAGAAGTCGCTTATAGACTTGGTGTTGACCCTAAGAAAGCTGACCAACAAATTCGTGGGGCAGTTGTTCTTCCAAATGGAACAGGTAAAACACAACGCGTTTTAGTATTTGCTAAAGGCGAAAAAGCTAAAGAAGCAGAAGCAGCAGGCGCAGATTACGTAGGTGAATCTGATCTTGTTCAAAAAATCAGTGGCGGTTGGTTCGATTTCGACGTAATCGTTGCTACTCCAGATATGATGGGTGAAGTTGGTCGTCTAGGACGTGTTCTAGGACCTAAAGGATTAATGCCTAACCCTAAAACTGGTACTGTTACAATGGACGTTACAAAAGCAGTTAACGAAATCAAAGCTGGTAAAGTAACTTACCGCGTTGATAAAGCTGGTAATGTACAAGCTCCAATTGGTAAAGTATCGTTTAGTACTGACAAATTAATTGAGAACTTTAAAACAATCAACGATACAATGTTGAAAGTTAAACCTTCTTCAGCTAAAGGTCAATACATCAAAAACATTACTGTAACAACAACTTTTGGCCCTGGCGTAAAAGTTGACCAAAGCTCTTTATAA
- a CDS encoding rhodanese-like domain-containing protein: MFFFKKIPSITTKELEEMLPKKPMIVDVREPQEFSGGHISIAKNIPLKKVRNYQTKAPVYIICQSGMRSKQAVKLLRAKGIDAVNVKGGMMSWSGKVRGGKL; encoded by the coding sequence ATGTTTTTCTTTAAAAAAATTCCCAGTATCACAACAAAAGAGTTAGAAGAAATGTTACCTAAGAAACCGATGATTGTTGATGTTCGTGAGCCACAAGAGTTTAGTGGTGGCCATATTTCTATTGCTAAAAATATTCCGTTAAAAAAGGTGCGTAACTATCAAACTAAAGCACCTGTTTACATTATTTGTCAGTCTGGTATGCGAAGCAAACAAGCGGTGAAGCTATTACGAGCGAAAGGGATAGATGCAGTCAACGTTAAGGGCGGAATGATGAGTTGGTCTGGCAAAGTTAGAGGAGGAAAATTATAA
- a CDS encoding rhodanese-like domain-containing protein: MYQSITMPEFEQLVKQGGVSILDVREPNEFSGGHIKEAVLMPLNSIPEQLDQLNKEETYYVICHSGMRSASASAFLAGEGYNVINVMGGMSAWKGETLSGM, from the coding sequence ATGTATCAATCAATTACAATGCCAGAATTTGAACAATTAGTGAAACAAGGGGGAGTATCCATCCTAGACGTTCGTGAACCGAATGAATTTAGTGGAGGTCATATTAAAGAGGCTGTTTTAATGCCTTTAAATTCTATTCCAGAACAATTAGATCAATTAAATAAAGAAGAGACTTATTATGTTATTTGTCATTCTGGCATGCGTTCAGCATCAGCAAGTGCTTTTTTAGCAGGAGAGGGTTATAACGTTATCAATGTCATGGGTGGCATGTCTGCTTGGAAAGGAGAGACTCTTAGTGGAATGTGA